From Silvimonas iriomotensis, a single genomic window includes:
- a CDS encoding cation:proton antiporter produces MQDLDFLPSFPFEFNVVALFGILLVAAFVAGGAVHKSGFLPRVTGFTLVGMLLGNSGLDIIDNATVLKLRPLLDIALGVVLFEFGQRLDFKWWRQDRWLAVSCITESILGFALAFGALLYLGQPPLLAGMAAAIGISTSPAVLWMIARDTHAEGQLTDRAMNLVAANGVIAFITVSMLLAFLHLDQGAPLRLALLHPLWVVAGSIVLGFLAARSTLWLAGLTSKTSDSRLAIVLGMVLTAIGFASVLHFSVLITLLVFGVFIKNLDHEHRVAAVDVGRYGSLFLAVLFVIAGASLSWHTLLLGGMAALVYTLARFAGKFLGVMLISPFSGLGVQKSAWLGLVLLPVSGTALVLAEDVARLYPQFGETLRAIVLGSVALLELVGPILTQLALRMARETRQA; encoded by the coding sequence ATGCAAGACCTGGATTTTCTGCCATCCTTTCCCTTTGAATTCAATGTAGTCGCTCTTTTCGGCATTTTGCTGGTCGCCGCGTTTGTGGCGGGCGGTGCCGTGCATAAATCCGGCTTTTTGCCGCGAGTGACCGGTTTTACCCTGGTCGGCATGTTGCTGGGCAACAGCGGCCTGGACATCATCGACAACGCCACCGTGCTCAAGTTGCGCCCCTTGCTGGATATTGCGCTGGGCGTGGTGCTGTTCGAGTTCGGTCAGCGGCTGGATTTTAAATGGTGGCGGCAAGATCGCTGGCTTGCAGTCAGTTGCATCACTGAAAGCATCCTGGGTTTTGCGCTTGCCTTTGGCGCACTGCTTTATCTGGGCCAGCCCCCGTTGCTGGCGGGCATGGCGGCGGCCATCGGTATTTCCACCTCGCCCGCCGTACTTTGGATGATCGCCCGGGATACCCACGCTGAAGGCCAGTTGACTGATCGCGCCATGAATCTGGTGGCGGCCAATGGTGTCATTGCGTTTATCACGGTGTCCATGCTGCTGGCGTTCTTGCACCTGGATCAGGGCGCGCCGTTGCGGCTGGCCTTGCTGCACCCGCTATGGGTGGTGGCCGGGTCGATTGTGCTGGGTTTTCTGGCCGCCCGCAGTACCTTGTGGCTCGCCGGCCTGACCAGCAAGACCAGCGACAGTCGGCTGGCCATTGTACTGGGCATGGTGCTCACGGCGATCGGGTTTGCCTCTGTCCTGCATTTTTCGGTGCTGATCACGCTGCTGGTATTTGGCGTGTTCATCAAGAACCTGGATCACGAACACCGCGTGGCGGCGGTTGATGTCGGCCGCTATGGCTCTTTGTTCCTGGCGGTGCTGTTCGTGATTGCGGGGGCCAGCCTGTCCTGGCACACGCTATTGCTGGGTGGCATGGCGGCGCTGGTCTACACGCTGGCCCGGTTTGCCGGCAAGTTCCTGGGCGTGATGCTGATCTCGCCGTTCTCTGGCCTTGGCGTTCAAAAGTCGGCCTGGCTGGGACTGGTGTTGTTGCCGGTGTCGGGCACCGCGCTGGTGCTGGCCGAAGACGTTGCCCGCTTGTACCCGCAGTTTGGCGAAACCCTGCGCGCCATTGTGCTGGGTTCGGTGGCGCTGCTGGAGCTGGTCGGGCCGATCCTCACCCAACTGGCGTTGCGCATGGCCCGCGAAACCCGGCAGGCCTGA
- a CDS encoding YbdK family carboxylate-amine ligase encodes MDEMDFQSSPRMSMGVELELQVLNTRDYNLTRGAPDLLRLLSKTPYKDLIKPEIAQSMIELNSSIHHRYDELLLELRALRDEVTRQCGKLNLAVAGGGTHAFHQWSEQRIFDMPRFHQLSELYGYLAKQFVVFGQHVHLGCPSGDDAVYLVHMLSRHIPHFIVLSGSSPFSQGEDTAFHTARLNAINAFPLSGHMPFVQSWDEFRAFFERMKNMGVVGSMKDFYWDIRPKPGYGTVELRVCDTPLTVEKAAALAAYAQALGQYYLTERPYQPSSDVYELYTYNRFQACRFGAQGNLIDPYTGRHTDIGSDILATLQRVMPYAEQLQGQAGLKVLQREIEENGSDTRWLRHTLEKEQSINDVVRLQAGRWMTPASPPGSAR; translated from the coding sequence ATGGACGAGATGGATTTTCAATCTTCGCCCCGGATGTCCATGGGTGTGGAACTGGAACTGCAGGTACTCAACACGCGGGACTACAACCTGACCCGCGGCGCACCCGATCTGCTGCGATTGCTCAGCAAAACCCCGTATAAAGACCTGATCAAGCCCGAAATTGCGCAAAGCATGATCGAGCTGAATTCTTCCATCCACCATCGTTATGACGAGTTGCTGCTGGAACTACGTGCCTTGCGTGACGAGGTCACGCGCCAGTGCGGCAAGCTCAATCTGGCCGTTGCCGGCGGCGGCACGCACGCGTTTCACCAGTGGAGCGAACAGCGCATTTTTGATATGCCGCGCTTTCATCAACTGTCCGAGTTATACGGTTATCTGGCCAAACAGTTTGTCGTGTTCGGCCAGCACGTCCATCTGGGCTGCCCCAGTGGCGACGATGCAGTGTATCTGGTGCATATGCTGTCGCGGCATATCCCGCATTTCATTGTGCTGTCGGGCTCTTCGCCGTTCTCGCAGGGGGAGGACACCGCGTTTCATACCGCGCGGCTCAATGCCATCAACGCTTTTCCGCTGTCGGGGCACATGCCGTTTGTGCAAAGCTGGGATGAGTTCCGGGCCTTTTTCGAGCGCATGAAAAACATGGGCGTGGTGGGCAGCATGAAGGATTTTTACTGGGATATCCGCCCCAAGCCCGGCTACGGCACGGTGGAACTGCGCGTTTGCGACACCCCGCTGACCGTAGAAAAAGCGGCGGCGCTGGCGGCCTATGCGCAAGCGCTGGGCCAGTATTACCTGACCGAGCGGCCGTACCAGCCCTCGTCCGATGTTTACGAGCTTTATACCTACAACCGGTTCCAGGCCTGCCGCTTTGGCGCGCAAGGCAATCTGATCGACCCCTATACCGGCCGGCATACCGATATCGGCAGCGATATTCTGGCAACGCTGCAGCGGGTCATGCCCTATGCTGAACAGTTGCAAGGCCAGGCCGGGCTGAAAGTGCTGCAAAGAGAGATCGAAGAAAACGGCTCTGACACGCGCTGGTTACGCCATACGCTGGAGAAAGAACAGTCCATCAACGACGTAGTGCGCCTGCAGGCGGGGCGCTGGATGACGCCCGCCAGCCCGCCCGGATCGGCACGCTAG